The window GTCGTCGGCGCGGTACGCTATCCCTTCAACACCACCGACTTCTCGTCCTTCCTGCTGGCGGCGCAGAATTCCGGCGCCAAGGTGGTGGCACTGGCCGGCACCGGTGCCGACACCGTCAACGCGGTCAAGCAGACCCACGAATTCGGCCTGCAACAGGGTGGGCAAACCATCGTCGGCATGCTGACCTTCATCTCCGACGTCCATTCGATCGGCCTGCGCGATGCGCAGGGCATGTACATCGCGTCCCAATATTATTGGGATGACGACGACGGCACCCGCGCCTTCGCCAAGCGCTTCATCGAGATCGAGAAGCGCGAGCCGACCAAGCTGCAGGCCGCGACCTACGCCGCCGTGCGGCATTATCTGAAGGCGATCGAGGCCGGCGGCAGCGACGAGGCCAAGGCGGTGAATGCCGAGATGCGCAAGCTGCCGGTCGATTTCTTCGGCCGCCCCGCGCACATCCGCAAAGACGGCCGCGTCGTCTACGACCTGTCGCTTTATCGCGTGAAGAAGCCGGACGAGAGCAAATATCCGTGGGATTACTACCAGAAGATCGCGGTCATTCCCGGCGACAAGGCGTTCCGCCCCGAGGGAACGGGCGGCTGCAAGCTTGACAAATAGGACGCACCACCATTCGCCGCGACGCACGGTCGCGCATGCAAGAACTAAGGAGGAGCCGATGCCGCTTCGCAACGATTTCGATCAACTTGTTGACGTCAAGGGTGGCTTCATCAGCCGCGAGATCTTCGTGGACGCCGACATCTACCGGCAGGAACTCGACAAGGTCTTCACGCGCGCCTGGCTGCTGGTCGGGCACGAAAGCCTCGTGCCCAATCCCGGCGACTTCTACACCTCGCGGATGGGCGAGGAATCCGTCATCCTCTGCCGCGACAAGAAGGGCGAGATCCACGTCTTCCTGAATTCGTGCCGGCACCGCGGCATGAAGGTGTGCCGCTACGAGCAGGGCAACACCTCGCTGTTCACCTGCCCGTATCA of the Bradyrhizobium quebecense genome contains:
- a CDS encoding ABC transporter substrate-binding protein encodes the protein MELLQTDATHSWFAIAVLMLSTSLAYAAPDGSGISDGVVRIAVLGDYGSGRDLGGPGSVTAARLAAADFHNKVLGKPIEIISADHQNKPDVAVGIARQWFDVEHVDAVTDLAVSSVGLAVAGLATQSNRTALVSGAATSDLTGDKCSPVITHWADDTYALSAGLVGELSRRVGKEWFFVAVDYSFGTAMVKDASRAVTDAGGKVVGAVRYPFNTTDFSSFLLAAQNSGAKVVALAGTGADTVNAVKQTHEFGLQQGGQTIVGMLTFISDVHSIGLRDAQGMYIASQYYWDDDDGTRAFAKRFIEIEKREPTKLQAATYAAVRHYLKAIEAGGSDEAKAVNAEMRKLPVDFFGRPAHIRKDGRVVYDLSLYRVKKPDESKYPWDYYQKIAVIPGDKAFRPEGTGGCKLDK